In Cystobacter fuscus DSM 2262, one DNA window encodes the following:
- a CDS encoding M12 family metallopeptidase — MSRHHRFARLSMSASALSALLLGGCGVSHETELAFPGKTGEVVTARVALPGRGVQTVTYEKIDGRAVLEGDILLDPREEPTRSGQSVARTDAYSRWPGATVPYVIDGALPDSGRVTTAIRHWESKTSLRFKPRTTEADYLRFRPGSGCSSFVGRLGGEQTVDLAGGCGLTATIHEIGHAVGLWHEQSRADRDNYIIINWGNVQSGTAHNFQTYGQQGADGMDLGPYDYGSIMHYDAYAFSSNGQPTIVRRDGGGSLGRQDSLSDGDTRGAESLYSPRARFSSGVAGNRCLDVADGNSAQGTPTQIWECNGSAAQDWFLSVRGELRSTLAPNRCLDVSDGKTAWGTRVRIWECNGSAAQRWTLSGGAVRSALGSNLCLDVSDAGTALGTAVQIWDCNGSAAQKWTRF, encoded by the coding sequence ATGAGCCGTCATCATCGATTCGCCCGTCTGTCCATGAGTGCTTCCGCGCTGAGCGCCCTGCTGCTGGGCGGCTGCGGTGTCTCCCATGAGACGGAGCTGGCCTTCCCCGGAAAGACAGGTGAAGTGGTGACCGCCCGGGTGGCGTTGCCGGGACGCGGGGTCCAGACGGTCACCTACGAGAAGATCGACGGAAGGGCCGTCCTGGAGGGGGACATCCTGCTCGACCCGCGGGAGGAGCCGACCCGAAGCGGCCAGTCCGTGGCCCGGACGGACGCGTACTCGCGTTGGCCGGGGGCCACGGTCCCCTACGTCATCGATGGGGCTCTGCCCGACAGCGGCCGGGTGACGACCGCCATCCGCCACTGGGAATCCAAGACCTCCTTGCGCTTCAAGCCGCGCACGACGGAAGCGGACTACCTGCGGTTCCGGCCGGGTTCTGGCTGTAGCTCGTTCGTCGGCAGGTTGGGGGGAGAGCAGACGGTGGACCTGGCCGGCGGATGCGGTCTGACCGCCACGATCCATGAGATCGGACATGCCGTGGGCCTCTGGCACGAGCAGAGCCGTGCCGACCGGGACAACTACATCATCATCAACTGGGGCAACGTCCAGTCCGGAACGGCGCACAACTTCCAGACCTACGGGCAGCAGGGAGCGGATGGCATGGACCTGGGCCCCTACGATTATGGCTCCATCATGCACTACGACGCCTACGCCTTCTCCTCCAATGGCCAGCCGACAATCGTCCGCAGGGATGGGGGAGGGAGCCTCGGGCGGCAAGATTCGCTGTCCGATGGGGACACCCGTGGCGCGGAGTCGCTCTATAGCCCGCGCGCCCGCTTCAGCAGCGGGGTGGCCGGGAATCGCTGCCTGGACGTCGCCGACGGCAACTCGGCGCAGGGGACTCCCACGCAGATCTGGGAGTGCAATGGCTCGGCCGCGCAGGACTGGTTCCTGAGCGTCCGTGGGGAGCTGCGCAGCACCCTCGCTCCCAACCGCTGCCTGGATGTGTCCGACGGGAAGACGGCGTGGGGCACTCGGGTCCGGATCTGGGAGTGCAACGGTTCGGCCGCGCAGAGATGGACGCTCAGCGGCGGAGCGGTGCGCAGCGCGCTGGGGAGCAATCTCTGCCTGGACGTGTCCGACGCGGGCACGGCCCTGGGAACCGCGGTGCAGATCTGGGACTGCAACGGCTCGGCCGCCCAGAAGTGGACCCGGTTCTGA
- a CDS encoding M20/M25/M40 family metallo-hydrolase has protein sequence MHALSLREDRFLEVLRRLIALTPRLQNNPGAGLVPEERLAAQVVLETLAPHLQSGFIQAESLAAVGKESRPSLVLTVKGTGESTLGFVGAHFDVVPADEKGEGWERDPFTLWEGPGGVLYGRGVTDCLGHVAVLTDLLAQLAERGERPRRTLKVVLISNEESSDLPGLGLGYVAEQGRLADLAGQPVYWLDSANFGPTVGTGGISLWSLKVKGVGGHSGMPQNCVNALELGMAASLELARWFHARFPATEDEKTWGFLSSSSLKATVVEGFNTKESKIPAEVILRGDIRLTPFYDMKAVREQVADFVRELDARLERDEAIAGFPRTRTAAGQRGSLEFRFLGGGMEGIACRLDSPGLEALKESMRAVRGVEPKPFSLTGSLPLVRDLQRQGCDVQITGFGEMAYYHAPNEQARLEDFRQGFSILRELLVRL, from the coding sequence ATGCACGCGCTCTCGCTTCGTGAAGACCGCTTCCTGGAAGTGCTCCGGCGTCTCATCGCCCTGACGCCGCGGTTGCAGAACAACCCGGGCGCGGGGCTGGTGCCCGAGGAGCGGCTCGCCGCTCAGGTGGTGTTGGAGACGCTGGCGCCGCACCTCCAGAGCGGCTTCATCCAGGCGGAGTCGCTGGCGGCTGTGGGCAAGGAGTCCCGGCCGAGCCTGGTGCTCACCGTGAAGGGCACGGGCGAGAGCACACTCGGCTTCGTGGGCGCGCACTTCGACGTCGTCCCCGCGGACGAGAAGGGCGAGGGCTGGGAGCGCGATCCCTTCACGCTGTGGGAGGGGCCGGGAGGCGTGCTCTACGGGCGCGGCGTCACCGACTGCCTGGGCCACGTGGCGGTGCTGACGGACCTGCTGGCGCAGCTCGCCGAGCGCGGTGAGCGTCCGCGCCGCACGCTCAAGGTGGTGCTCATCTCCAACGAGGAGTCCTCGGACCTGCCGGGCCTGGGCCTGGGCTACGTGGCCGAGCAGGGGCGGCTCGCGGACCTGGCGGGCCAGCCGGTGTACTGGCTGGACAGCGCCAACTTCGGCCCCACGGTGGGCACGGGCGGCATCTCGCTGTGGTCGCTGAAGGTGAAGGGCGTGGGTGGGCACTCGGGGATGCCGCAGAACTGTGTCAACGCGCTGGAGCTGGGCATGGCCGCGTCACTGGAGCTGGCCCGTTGGTTCCACGCGCGCTTCCCCGCCACCGAGGACGAGAAGACCTGGGGCTTCCTGTCCTCCTCCAGCCTCAAGGCCACCGTGGTGGAGGGCTTCAACACCAAGGAGTCGAAGATTCCCGCCGAGGTCATCCTGCGTGGAGACATCCGCCTCACGCCCTTCTACGACATGAAGGCCGTGCGCGAGCAGGTGGCGGACTTCGTGCGCGAGCTGGACGCCCGCCTGGAGCGGGACGAGGCCATCGCCGGCTTCCCTCGCACCCGCACGGCGGCGGGCCAGCGCGGCTCGCTCGAGTTCCGCTTCCTGGGGGGCGGTATGGAAGGCATTGCCTGCCGGTTGGACTCGCCGGGCCTCGAGGCCCTGAAGGAGTCGATGCGGGCGGTGCGCGGCGTGGAGCCCAAGCCCTTCTCCCTCACCGGCTCGCTGCCGCTGGTGAGGGACCTGCAACGCCAGGGCTGTGACGTG